One Kineosporiaceae bacterium DNA segment encodes these proteins:
- a CDS encoding 4-(cytidine 5'-diphospho)-2-C-methyl-D-erythritol kinase gives MAPTRAVTVRAPAKINLELRVGAPREDGFHELATVFQAVSLADDVTVRATGGRLDDGIEVTLDGDAGGAGVPEGAVPLDENNLAVRAVRLLAEHTGVDEGVAIHIRKRIPVAGGMAGGSADGAAALLAADVLWHAGASRDLLRALAAELGSDVPFPLLGGTAIGTGRGEQLTAAMARGSYTWVVATSDQGLSTPSVFAEIDRLRAGRVLPEPRVAEQLMAALRSGNARALGNLLANDLQAAACSLRPDLEQTLEVGREAAALGGLVSGSGPTVVFLVRDGEHALDLSASLLSAEVAEQVFTVTGPVHGARVVEERP, from the coding sequence GTGGCCCCGACGCGTGCAGTGACCGTCCGGGCGCCCGCGAAGATCAACCTCGAACTGCGGGTGGGGGCGCCCCGCGAGGACGGCTTCCACGAGCTGGCCACGGTGTTCCAGGCCGTCTCGTTGGCCGACGACGTCACCGTGCGCGCCACCGGCGGCCGGCTGGACGACGGCATCGAGGTCACCCTGGACGGCGATGCCGGTGGCGCGGGCGTGCCGGAGGGCGCCGTCCCGCTGGACGAGAACAACCTGGCGGTGCGCGCCGTCCGGCTGCTGGCCGAGCACACCGGCGTGGACGAGGGCGTGGCGATCCACATCCGCAAGCGGATCCCGGTGGCGGGTGGCATGGCCGGCGGTTCGGCGGACGGCGCAGCCGCGCTCTTGGCCGCCGACGTGCTCTGGCACGCCGGCGCCAGCCGTGACCTGTTGCGCGCCCTGGCCGCCGAACTGGGTTCGGACGTGCCGTTCCCGCTGCTCGGGGGTACCGCCATCGGCACCGGCCGAGGTGAACAGCTCACGGCGGCCATGGCTCGTGGCAGCTACACCTGGGTGGTGGCGACCAGCGACCAGGGGCTGTCGACCCCGTCGGTGTTCGCCGAGATCGACCGGCTGCGAGCCGGTCGGGTGCTGCCCGAACCGCGGGTGGCCGAGCAGCTGATGGCGGCCCTGCGCTCGGGCAACGCCCGCGCCCTGGGCAACCTGCTGGCCAACGATCTGCAGGCCGCGGCGTGCTCGCTTCGACCCGACCTGGAACAGACCCTGGAGGTGGGCCGTGAGGCCGCTGCGCTCGGGGGGCTGGTCTCGGGCAGCGGGCCGACCGTGGTGTTCCTGGTGCGCGACGGCGAGCACGCGCTCGACCTGAGCGCCAGTCTGCTGAGCGCCGAGGTGGCCGAGCAGGTCTTCACCGTGACCGGGCCGGTCCACGGCGCTCGCGTCGTCGAGGAGCGCCCGTGA
- a CDS encoding winged helix-turn-helix transcriptional regulator: MTEAVQGASESSGDVDRVDRVDEVDRIVAAWQRERPDLDLAPLEVLSRVSRLARHLDRFRRTAFAEHDLETWEFDVLAALRRAGPPYRLSPGQLAAETLVASGTMTNRIDRLQARSMVIREPDPDDGRGVLVSLTATGRSAVDDALASLLHHEWALLTTLDDADRHRLGSLLRSLALSLGSTTP, from the coding sequence GTGACCGAGGCCGTCCAGGGCGCGAGCGAGTCGAGCGGCGACGTCGACAGGGTCGACAGGGTCGACGAGGTCGACCGCATCGTCGCGGCCTGGCAACGCGAACGTCCCGACCTCGACCTGGCGCCGCTCGAGGTGCTCTCGCGCGTGAGCCGGCTGGCCCGCCATCTCGATCGCTTTCGCCGGACCGCCTTTGCCGAACACGATCTCGAGACCTGGGAGTTCGACGTCCTGGCGGCGCTGCGCCGGGCGGGGCCGCCCTACCGCCTCTCCCCCGGACAGTTGGCCGCCGAGACCCTGGTGGCCAGCGGCACCATGACCAACCGGATCGACCGGTTGCAGGCCCGATCGATGGTGATCCGCGAACCCGACCCGGACGACGGCCGCGGCGTCCTGGTCTCGCTCACCGCGACCGGGCGCAGCGCCGTGGACGACGCCCTGGCCTCCCTGCTCCACCACGAGTGGGCGCTGCTGACGACCCTGGACGACGCCGATCGACACCGCCTCGGCTCCCTGCTGCGTTCACTGGCTCTCAGTCTGGGAAGCACGACTCCCTGA
- the glmU gene encoding bifunctional UDP-N-acetylglucosamine diphosphorylase/glucosamine-1-phosphate N-acetyltransferase GlmU, which yields MRSSTPKVLHRIGGRSLVGHAMAAARSLRPEHLVVVVRHERDRVAAHVAEVDPDAVVADQDEIKGTGRAVACGLEALTGPLTGTVVVTYGDVPLLTGATLADLLARHTASGHAVTVLTAEVPDPSGYGRVLRDADGSVAGIVEHKDADAAQRAVREINSGIYAFDAEVLTDALGRIGTDNAQGEMYLTDVLAIARGDGRGVGAVMTDDVWQVEGVNDRVQLATLGRVLNERIVTHWMREGVTVVDPASTWVDVTVGLDRDVTLLPGVQLHGSTEIATGATIGPDTTLTDCVVAGGAEVIRSHGTGALIEAGASVGPFSYLRPGTRLGPKGKIGAFVEAKNAHVGAGSKVPHLSYVGDATIGEGTNIGAATVFVNYDGVAKHRTTVGDHVRVGSDSMLVAPLTIGDGAYTAAGSVITEDVPPGAMAVARGRQRNIPEWVTRRRAGTASAQAAEAAMAAQAAEGTE from the coding sequence ATGCGGTCGAGTACCCCCAAGGTGCTTCACCGCATCGGGGGCCGTTCGCTGGTGGGGCATGCCATGGCGGCAGCCCGCAGCCTGCGCCCCGAGCATCTGGTGGTCGTCGTCCGTCACGAGCGCGACCGGGTGGCGGCGCACGTCGCCGAGGTCGATCCGGATGCCGTGGTCGCCGACCAGGACGAGATCAAGGGCACCGGCCGCGCCGTGGCCTGCGGGCTCGAGGCCCTGACCGGCCCGCTGACCGGCACCGTGGTGGTGACCTACGGCGACGTCCCGCTGCTCACCGGCGCGACCTTGGCCGACCTGCTCGCGCGCCACACGGCGTCCGGTCACGCGGTCACCGTGCTCACGGCCGAGGTCCCCGATCCCTCCGGCTACGGCCGGGTGCTGCGGGACGCCGACGGCTCGGTGGCCGGCATCGTGGAGCACAAGGACGCCGACGCGGCGCAGCGCGCCGTTCGGGAGATCAACTCCGGGATCTACGCCTTCGACGCCGAGGTGCTCACCGATGCGTTGGGGCGGATCGGCACGGACAACGCCCAGGGTGAGATGTACCTCACCGACGTGCTCGCCATCGCCCGGGGGGACGGCCGTGGCGTGGGGGCAGTCATGACGGACGACGTGTGGCAGGTCGAGGGGGTCAACGACCGGGTGCAGCTGGCCACCCTGGGGCGGGTGCTCAACGAACGCATCGTCACCCACTGGATGCGCGAGGGCGTCACCGTGGTCGATCCGGCCAGCACCTGGGTGGACGTCACGGTCGGTCTCGATCGCGACGTGACGCTGCTGCCCGGCGTCCAGTTGCACGGCAGCACCGAGATCGCCACCGGGGCCACGATCGGGCCCGACACCACGTTGACCGACTGTGTCGTCGCCGGCGGCGCCGAGGTGATCCGCAGCCATGGCACCGGGGCGCTGATCGAGGCCGGTGCGAGCGTGGGGCCGTTCAGCTACCTGCGGCCGGGTACCCGGCTCGGCCCGAAGGGCAAGATCGGGGCGTTCGTCGAGGCGAAGAACGCCCACGTGGGGGCCGGCTCGAAGGTGCCGCACCTGTCCTACGTGGGGGACGCGACCATCGGCGAGGGCACGAACATCGGCGCCGCCACGGTCTTCGTCAACTACGACGGGGTCGCCAAGCACCGGACGACGGTGGGCGACCACGTGCGGGTGGGCAGTGACAGCATGCTGGTCGCCCCGCTGACCATCGGGGACGGCGCCTACACCGCCGCCGGTTCGGTGATCACCGAGGATGTGCCACCCGGGGCCATGGCCGTGGCCCGGGGGCGGCAGCGGAACATCCCCGAATGGGTGACCCGCCGCCGGGCGGGCACCGCCTCGGCGCAGGCCGCCGAGGCAGCAATGGCAGCCCAGGCCGCCGAAGGGACCGAGTGA
- the rsmA gene encoding 16S rRNA (adenine(1518)-N(6)/adenine(1519)-N(6))-dimethyltransferase RsmA — protein sequence MPDAPGSPADSSTGEVAVGADGTSAEALLGVGDIRALAHEFGVRPTKVLGQNFVVDANTVRRIVRRSGVQPDDVVLEVGPGLGSLTLALLDAAARVIAVEIDPVLAAALPRTVAARRPDAAARLDVLTADALRIEAADLPVPPTALVANLPYNVAVPVLLTALERLPSLRHGLVMVQAEVADRLAATPGDKVYGVPSAKAAWYADVRRAGPVPRSVFWPVPNVDSALVAFTRRAEPVTRATREQVFACIDAAFAQRRKTLRAALAGWAGSAAAAESSLRAAGIDPTRRGEQLTVTDFAAVTAAARG from the coding sequence ATGCCCGACGCCCCCGGCAGCCCTGCCGACAGCTCGACCGGTGAGGTTGCCGTCGGCGCTGACGGCACTTCTGCCGAGGCGCTGCTCGGTGTCGGGGACATCCGGGCGCTGGCCCACGAGTTCGGCGTCCGGCCCACCAAAGTGCTCGGACAGAACTTCGTCGTCGACGCCAACACGGTTCGTCGGATCGTGCGCCGCAGCGGGGTGCAGCCCGACGACGTGGTGCTCGAGGTCGGCCCGGGCCTCGGCTCCCTCACGTTGGCTCTGCTGGACGCCGCGGCGCGGGTGATCGCGGTCGAGATCGACCCGGTGCTCGCCGCCGCGTTGCCACGCACGGTTGCCGCGCGTCGTCCGGACGCCGCCGCGCGCCTGGACGTCCTGACGGCAGACGCGCTGCGGATCGAGGCGGCCGACCTGCCGGTGCCCCCGACCGCGCTGGTGGCCAACCTGCCGTACAACGTGGCGGTGCCGGTGCTGCTGACCGCGCTGGAACGGCTGCCGAGCCTGCGCCACGGCCTGGTCATGGTGCAGGCCGAGGTGGCCGATCGGTTGGCCGCCACCCCGGGCGACAAGGTCTACGGCGTGCCCTCGGCCAAGGCCGCCTGGTATGCCGACGTCCGCCGGGCCGGGCCGGTACCGCGCAGCGTGTTCTGGCCGGTGCCCAATGTCGACTCCGCCCTGGTCGCGTTCACGCGCCGGGCCGAACCGGTCACCCGCGCGACGCGCGAGCAGGTGTTCGCCTGCATCGACGCCGCCTTCGCCCAGCGGCGCAAGACGCTGCGTGCGGCCCTGGCGGGCTGGGCCGGATCGGCTGCGGCGGCCGAGTCGTCGTTGCGCGCAGCCGGCATCGACCCCACGAGGCGGGGCGAGCAACTGACCGTCACGGATTTCGCGGCGGTGACGGCGGCAGCCCGCGGCTAG
- a CDS encoding S8 family serine peptidase, which yields MLKVFVTGAQQDEVAARPGVHDVSRYQAFTVVEADDAVAADLNGQFLVEDITDQYAIPLGGRLGTTIDTSAPRITAAGRTRSHPAYTGARRLAPGPHHYLVQFVGPVKQEWLDQVAAAGGELVDTRAAFTIVVRADESAITAIAGLECVRWTGHLPPAARVDLAADAAADEEAAPPRTRLLPHSIVVEFFTPREARSGRSALRALGAKVTADESASGIVVIEQPEGTAVQQRRFVEALSAVHGVRSVRRRTVNRISNDVATSIMRAVPSAGLAAPGLDGSGEVVGICDTGLDVGTTSPAHPDFAGRVKAVLSYPISPDFTPYVKNPGADDGAADLDSGHGTHVAGSAVGDGTASAAIAGQVPIRGVGHKAKLVFQAVEQAIDWKDPADLQTYGRYLLAGIPADISTLFADAYARGVRVHSNSWGGGDAGAYDTQCRQLDAFVWSHPQLTVLVAAGNDGSDADGDGQINLGSVTSPGTAKNCITVGASENLRHAFDTERYGDWWPQDYPAPPYKRAPMADDPEQVVAFSSRGPTTDGRTKPDVVAPGTWILSTKSTMLSPTATAWSPFPASKRYFYMGGTSMATPLTAGAVAGLRQYLRATLRVARPTGALLKATLVAGARRLPGIAPAGAVLDPHQGFGRVDLAAITNPPAGVRLVVNQTRSVQTGQSRTTTVTVASAAEPLRIVLAYSDFPGEQLVNNLNLIVTAPDGTRRVGNQSGSAAPSFDTVNNVEVVHVDAPATGTWTIEVVGSNVPQGPQTYALVVRGTV from the coding sequence ATGCTCAAAGTCTTCGTCACCGGCGCGCAACAGGACGAGGTGGCCGCTCGGCCCGGGGTCCACGACGTCTCGCGCTACCAGGCCTTCACCGTGGTCGAGGCCGACGACGCCGTCGCGGCCGACCTGAACGGGCAGTTCCTGGTCGAGGACATCACCGACCAGTACGCCATTCCCCTGGGCGGGCGCCTGGGGACCACGATCGACACGTCGGCGCCGAGGATCACCGCCGCCGGTCGCACCCGCAGCCACCCCGCCTATACCGGGGCGCGACGCCTGGCACCCGGCCCGCACCACTACCTGGTGCAGTTCGTCGGCCCCGTCAAGCAGGAGTGGTTGGACCAGGTGGCCGCCGCCGGCGGCGAGCTCGTCGACACCCGGGCCGCCTTCACCATCGTGGTGCGTGCCGACGAGTCGGCGATCACGGCCATCGCGGGACTGGAGTGCGTCCGGTGGACCGGGCACCTGCCGCCGGCCGCGCGGGTCGACCTGGCCGCCGACGCCGCCGCGGACGAGGAGGCTGCGCCACCCCGCACCCGGCTGCTGCCCCACTCGATCGTGGTGGAGTTCTTCACCCCCCGCGAGGCCCGCAGCGGGCGGTCGGCCTTGCGCGCCCTGGGCGCGAAGGTGACCGCCGACGAGTCGGCGAGCGGCATCGTGGTGATCGAACAGCCCGAGGGCACCGCGGTGCAGCAACGGCGCTTCGTCGAGGCGCTGTCGGCCGTGCACGGCGTGCGGTCGGTACGCCGCCGTACGGTGAACCGGATCAGCAACGACGTGGCGACGTCCATCATGCGCGCCGTCCCCAGCGCGGGGTTGGCCGCACCCGGGCTGGACGGCAGCGGCGAGGTGGTGGGCATCTGCGACACCGGCCTGGACGTCGGCACCACCAGTCCGGCGCACCCGGACTTCGCCGGCCGGGTGAAAGCCGTTCTCAGCTATCCGATCTCGCCGGACTTCACGCCCTACGTGAAGAACCCCGGCGCGGACGACGGCGCCGCCGACCTGGATTCCGGTCACGGCACCCACGTGGCCGGCTCGGCCGTCGGCGACGGGACGGCGAGCGCCGCGATCGCCGGGCAGGTACCGATTCGCGGCGTGGGCCACAAGGCCAAGCTGGTCTTCCAGGCCGTCGAGCAGGCGATCGACTGGAAGGACCCGGCCGACCTGCAGACGTACGGCCGCTACCTGCTCGCGGGCATCCCGGCGGACATCTCGACACTGTTCGCCGATGCCTACGCACGCGGCGTCCGGGTGCACTCGAACTCGTGGGGCGGGGGCGATGCGGGGGCCTACGACACCCAGTGCCGCCAACTCGATGCGTTCGTCTGGTCCCACCCCCAGCTCACCGTGCTGGTCGCGGCCGGCAACGACGGCAGCGACGCCGACGGCGACGGGCAGATCAACCTCGGGTCGGTGACCAGCCCGGGCACGGCCAAGAACTGCATCACGGTGGGGGCGAGCGAGAACCTGCGCCATGCCTTCGACACCGAGCGCTACGGCGACTGGTGGCCGCAGGACTACCCGGCGCCGCCCTACAAGCGTGCGCCGATGGCGGACGACCCCGAGCAGGTGGTCGCCTTCTCGAGTCGTGGCCCGACCACCGACGGGCGCACCAAGCCGGACGTCGTGGCGCCGGGTACGTGGATCCTGTCGACCAAGTCGACGATGCTCTCGCCCACGGCCACGGCATGGAGCCCGTTCCCGGCCTCGAAGCGCTACTTCTACATGGGCGGCACCTCGATGGCGACGCCGCTCACCGCCGGAGCAGTGGCCGGGTTGCGTCAATACCTGCGGGCCACGCTGAGGGTGGCCCGGCCGACCGGTGCCCTGCTCAAGGCGACCCTGGTCGCCGGCGCCCGCCGACTGCCCGGTATCGCTCCCGCCGGGGCCGTGCTGGATCCGCACCAGGGATTCGGCCGGGTCGACCTGGCCGCGATCACGAACCCGCCGGCCGGCGTCCGGCTGGTGGTCAATCAGACCCGATCGGTGCAGACCGGGCAGTCACGCACCACCACGGTCACGGTTGCCTCGGCTGCCGAGCCGCTGCGGATCGTGTTGGCCTACAGCGACTTTCCCGGTGAGCAGCTGGTCAACAACCTCAACCTGATCGTCACCGCGCCGGACGGCACGCGCCGGGTCGGCAACCAGAGTGGCTCGGCCGCACCGAGTTTCGACACCGTCAACAACGTGGAGGTGGTGCACGTGGATGCCCCCGCAACCGGCACCTGGACCATCGAAGTGGTCGGTTCGAACGTGCCGCAGGGGCCGCAGACCTATGCCCTGGTGGTGCGCGGAACGGTGTGA
- a CDS encoding acyl-CoA desaturase, with protein MTPPTTASAPHDPSIATPTSLDDVTDEVTEEVTEDAAGRPAASDPAATPEPHLDQVGRSTLDRSMTLLFIVVPFLAVIAAVPMAFRWNLVSWLDLAILAVTYTIGGLGITVGFHRLFTHGSFKTTRPIKIALALAGSFAIEGPVIRWVSDHRRHHAFSDREGDPHSPWRYGDDLPALLKGIFYAHMGWLFDVEQTNPRRYSRDLLKDPDIARISNAFPAIVATSLLLPPVLGGLISWSWQGAVTAFVWGSLVRISLLHHVTWAINSICHAVGSAPFASRDRSVNVWWLAIPSFGESWHNLHHADPTSARHGVLRGQLDSSARLIWLFEKAGWAWDVRWPKAERLAAKRVNPTRA; from the coding sequence ATGACTCCTCCCACCACCGCCTCGGCGCCCCACGATCCGTCGATCGCCACGCCCACCTCCCTGGACGATGTGACCGACGAGGTGACCGAGGAGGTGACCGAGGACGCGGCGGGCCGGCCCGCGGCGTCCGACCCGGCTGCCACCCCGGAACCGCACCTCGACCAGGTCGGACGCAGCACGCTCGACCGGTCGATGACCCTGCTGTTCATCGTGGTGCCGTTCCTCGCCGTGATCGCGGCGGTACCGATGGCGTTCCGGTGGAACCTGGTCAGTTGGCTCGACCTGGCGATCCTGGCGGTGACCTACACCATCGGTGGCCTGGGGATCACCGTCGGGTTCCATCGCCTGTTCACGCACGGCTCGTTCAAGACCACCCGACCGATCAAGATCGCCCTCGCCCTGGCGGGGTCCTTCGCGATCGAGGGGCCGGTGATCCGGTGGGTGTCCGATCACCGTCGCCACCACGCGTTCAGTGACCGCGAGGGCGACCCGCACTCGCCCTGGCGCTACGGCGACGACCTGCCGGCCCTGCTCAAGGGGATCTTCTACGCCCACATGGGCTGGCTGTTCGACGTCGAACAGACCAACCCTCGCCGCTACTCGCGTGACCTGCTCAAGGACCCCGACATCGCGCGCATCTCGAACGCCTTCCCGGCCATCGTGGCCACCTCGCTGCTGCTGCCGCCGGTGCTCGGTGGCCTGATCAGCTGGTCGTGGCAGGGGGCGGTCACCGCCTTCGTCTGGGGCAGCCTGGTGCGGATCTCGCTGCTGCACCACGTCACCTGGGCCATCAACTCGATCTGCCACGCCGTGGGCTCCGCCCCGTTCGCCAGCCGCGACCGGTCGGTCAACGTGTGGTGGCTCGCGATCCCCTCGTTCGGTGAGTCCTGGCACAACCTGCACCACGCCGATCCGACCAGCGCCCGACACGGGGTGCTGCGAGGGCAGCTCGACTCCAGCGCCCGGCTCATCTGGCTGTTCGAGAAGGCCGGCTGGGCCTGGGACGTCCGCTGGCCCAAGGCCGAGCGGTTGGCCGCCAAGCGGGTCAACCCCACCCGAGCATGA
- a CDS encoding TetR/AcrR family transcriptional regulator, translated as MTGKERREQLLDVGRKLFAKKGYEGTSVEEIAATAQVSKPVVYEHFGGKEGLYAVVVDREIQALLAAITESLSGHQHPRVLLENAALALLGYIENSSDGFRILVRDSPVTQSTGTFASLLSDVAGQVEYLLADEFSRRGLDSKPSPLYAQMLVGMVALTGQYWLDHRKAKKADVAAHLVNLAWNGLSGLEKKPTLGVGTRRS; from the coding sequence ATGACCGGCAAGGAGCGCCGCGAGCAGCTGCTCGACGTGGGGCGCAAGCTCTTCGCCAAGAAGGGCTACGAGGGCACCAGCGTCGAGGAGATCGCCGCCACCGCGCAGGTGTCCAAGCCGGTGGTCTACGAGCACTTCGGCGGCAAGGAGGGGCTCTACGCCGTCGTCGTCGACCGCGAGATCCAGGCCCTCCTGGCCGCGATCACCGAGTCGCTCTCGGGTCATCAGCACCCCCGCGTCCTGCTCGAGAATGCCGCGTTGGCGCTGCTCGGCTACATCGAGAACTCCTCCGACGGGTTTCGCATCCTGGTACGCGACTCCCCGGTCACGCAGTCGACCGGCACCTTCGCGAGCCTGCTGAGCGATGTCGCCGGCCAGGTCGAGTACCTGCTCGCCGACGAGTTCTCGCGCCGCGGGCTCGATTCCAAGCCCTCGCCGCTGTACGCCCAGATGCTGGTCGGCATGGTCGCGTTGACCGGCCAGTACTGGCTCGATCACCGCAAGGCCAAGAAGGCGGACGTCGCCGCGCACCTGGTGAACCTGGCGTGGAACGGGCTGTCCGGGTTGGAGAAGAAGCCCACCCTCGGCGTCGGGACCCGGCGATCGTGA
- a CDS encoding ribose-phosphate diphosphokinase: MSTAFTAANEKRLVIASGRAHPALAEEIASALEVDLLPTSAYDFASGEIYVRFGESVRGSDAFVVQSHCHPINKWLVEQLLMVDAMKRASAKRITVIAPFFPYARQDKKHRGREPISARLMADLYKTAGADRIISVDLHTAQIQGFFDGPVDHLWALPLLADYVRGRVDRSKLTIVSPDAGRVRVADVWSDRLAAPLAIIHKRRDPSVPNTVKVHEVVGEVAGRTCLLVDDMIDTAGTIVQAAEALKENGANQVIVAATHPIMSGPAVDRLKNSIISEVIVTNTLPIAEEAMFPKLTVLSIAPMIARAIREVFDDGSVTSLFDGNV, from the coding sequence ATGAGCACCGCCTTCACCGCCGCCAACGAGAAACGTCTGGTGATCGCCAGCGGACGGGCGCACCCGGCGCTCGCCGAGGAGATCGCCAGCGCCCTCGAGGTCGATCTGCTCCCCACCAGCGCCTACGACTTCGCCAGCGGTGAGATCTATGTCCGCTTCGGCGAGAGCGTGCGCGGTAGCGACGCCTTCGTGGTCCAGAGCCACTGCCACCCGATCAACAAGTGGCTGGTCGAGCAGTTGCTCATGGTGGACGCCATGAAGCGGGCCTCCGCCAAGCGGATCACCGTGATCGCCCCGTTCTTCCCCTACGCGCGACAGGACAAGAAGCACCGCGGGCGCGAGCCGATCTCGGCCCGGTTGATGGCCGACCTGTACAAGACCGCCGGTGCCGATCGGATCATCTCGGTCGACCTGCACACCGCCCAGATCCAGGGCTTCTTCGACGGCCCGGTGGATCACCTGTGGGCCTTGCCGCTGCTGGCGGACTACGTGCGCGGTCGGGTGGATCGCAGCAAGTTGACGATCGTGTCCCCGGACGCCGGCCGGGTGCGGGTGGCCGACGTCTGGTCCGATCGGCTCGCGGCGCCGCTGGCGATCATTCACAAGCGGCGTGATCCGAGCGTGCCCAACACCGTCAAGGTGCACGAGGTGGTCGGCGAGGTGGCCGGTCGCACCTGTCTGCTGGTCGACGACATGATCGACACCGCGGGCACCATCGTGCAGGCGGCCGAGGCGCTGAAGGAGAACGGCGCCAACCAGGTGATCGTGGCCGCGACGCACCCGATCATGTCCGGCCCGGCGGTCGACCGGTTGAAGAACAGCATCATCAGCGAGGTCATCGTGACCAACACGTTGCCCATCGCCGAGGAGGCGATGTTCCCCAAGCTGACGGTGCTGTCGATCGCCCCCATGATCGCCCGGGCGATCCGTGAGGTGTTCGACGACGGCTCGGTGACCTCGTTGTTCGACGGCAACGTCTGA
- a CDS encoding right-handed parallel beta-helix repeat-containing protein, translating into MTSKGAKPGDSGDDTATIQAALDAVPSGGTVVVPDGVYMINATRGVRPKSSTTLRLSSGSVLRAIATSSGNYNLIRIQDVSNVAVVGGTVEGDLGRHQGTDGQWGHGISIVDARSVTIDSVAAVQAWGDGFYVGGTTSANITLCRVRADHNRRQGLSVVDVNGMVIRDSVFSHTLSEPGGAGSGIDLEPNGNQHVRNVQVLNNTISDNTVDGISIGMNDAFRSTSTISTVVLRGNTVDNNGLDAGATRQREGILISDATGVRVEGNTVTRSHGVGIYVTSGSKNTTVRGNTVTATLKAGKYGESGAGIAMYQDVGTVVTGNTLKNNAGQAIFTSDSQSSISANTVS; encoded by the coding sequence GTGACGAGCAAGGGCGCCAAGCCCGGTGACAGCGGCGACGACACCGCGACCATTCAGGCGGCCCTCGACGCGGTGCCCAGTGGCGGCACCGTGGTGGTGCCCGACGGCGTCTACATGATCAATGCGACGCGCGGAGTGCGGCCGAAGAGCTCGACGACGCTGCGGCTGTCCTCGGGCTCGGTGCTGCGCGCCATCGCCACCAGCAGCGGCAACTACAACCTGATCCGCATCCAGGACGTCTCGAACGTCGCGGTCGTCGGGGGCACGGTGGAGGGTGACCTCGGCCGTCACCAGGGCACCGACGGGCAGTGGGGTCACGGCATCTCGATCGTCGACGCCCGCTCGGTCACGATCGACTCGGTGGCCGCCGTCCAGGCCTGGGGCGACGGGTTCTACGTCGGTGGCACCACCTCGGCGAACATCACGCTGTGCCGGGTGCGCGCCGATCACAACCGTCGCCAAGGTCTGTCGGTCGTGGATGTCAACGGCATGGTGATCCGCGACTCGGTGTTCAGCCACACCCTGTCCGAGCCGGGCGGCGCCGGATCGGGCATCGACCTCGAACCCAACGGCAACCAGCACGTCCGCAATGTGCAGGTGCTGAACAACACCATCTCGGACAACACCGTCGACGGAATCTCGATCGGCATGAACGACGCGTTCCGGTCCACCTCGACGATCAGCACCGTCGTGCTGCGCGGCAACACCGTCGACAACAACGGATTGGACGCCGGGGCCACCCGGCAACGTGAGGGCATCCTGATCTCGGACGCCACCGGGGTGAGGGTCGAGGGCAACACCGTGACCCGCAGCCACGGCGTGGGGATCTACGTGACCTCGGGCTCGAAGAACACCACCGTGCGGGGCAACACCGTCACCGCAACCCTGAAGGCCGGCAAGTACGGCGAGTCGGGCGCCGGCATCGCGATGTACCAGGACGTGGGCACCGTGGTCACCGGCAACACCCTGAAGAACAACGCCGGCCAGGCCATCTTCACCTCCGACAGTCAGTCGAGCATCAGCGCCAACACGGTGTCCTGA